TGCCGGATGGCGTCTGCGGTGGGCTTTTGTCCCAGGCCCCAACCGTCCATAATGATCAGAATAACTCGTGCTTTGCTCATGGGGTGTAAACCTACACCAAAAAACGGCACAAACCTTGGCACACTTTTCGCGCGTCTCGGAGTGAATGCAAACGTCTGGCAACATAAGCGCTAAATTATCGAGGTCTTTTCTCGTTTGGGGCGCCGCGGCCATATTGATCACCTTTACCGCGGCGGGGGCGCACCGGGGCTTTCCGGCCCTGGGCGGCAGCAGTCCGGCTGTAGTGGATTCCCCCGACCGTCTCGGGGGGGTGGTCAACGCGTTGCAATCCGGTAATGCCGAAGAGCTGTCCCGGTATTTTGACAGCTATGTGGACCTGACCCTTCCCGACAAGCGTGTGGGCTCCTACAGCAAAAGCCAGGCGAAAATGGTCTTGAGGGACTTTTTCGATACCTACAAGGTCAAGGGCTTCAACGTCCAGGTCAAGGGGGAAACAGAAAACCCCAGCTATTGCATCGGCACCCTCCAAACCAGGGGCGGCGATTTCCGCACGACTTTGTTTATCCGCCAGGAAGGAGAACAGACCCTGATCAAGGAAATCAATCTCGCTGCACGATAAGGCGCGTATCTTTGCGCCATGCACAAGGACATCGACCCCCTGGAACTCCTCATAGAACGCGCCCTTCAGGAAGACATTGGCCCAGGTGACTATTCCACCCTGGGTTGCATCCCCGCCCATGCCGTCGGCAGGGCCACCCTCAAGATCAAGGACAGGGGTATCCTGGCCGGCATGGAAGTGGCCACCCGCGTCTTCAAGCACCTGGAACCCGATTGCCATATCACTCCTTTTTTACAAGACGGAACACCCATCGCTCCCGGTGATATTGCATTCGACCTGGAAGCCCGGGTCCATACCATTCTTCAGGGGGAAAGGCTGGTGCTGAACTGCATGCAGCGCATGAGCGGGATCGCGACCCTCACCCGGTCCTATACACGGCTGCTGGAGGGATACCATACGCGTTTGTTGGATACCCGCAAGACCACGCCCAATTTCCGGTTACTGGAAAAAGAGGCGGTCCGTATCGGGGGTGGGGTAAACTACCGGATGGGGTTGTACGACATGATCATGCTCAAGGACAACCATATCGACTATTGCGGGGGGCTGCACAAGGCCGTCGACAAGGCGTGGCAGTACGTCCGGGAGCACCGGCTGGGTTTGAAAATCGTAGTGGAAACAAGAAACCTGGAAGACGTAGCCGCCGCATTGGAGACCGGGAAGGTAGACCGCATCATGCTGGACAATTTTACCCCGGAGGGGGTGGCCGAAGCCCTGGACCTGATCGGCCGGCGGGTGGAGACGGAGGCCAGCGGCGGCATAAACCTCGACAACATCACCCGGTACGCGGCTACCGGCGTGGACTTCGTCAGTGTCGGAGCCGTCATAAACCAGGCGCGCAGTTTGGATCTCAGCCTGAAGGCTGTTATCGATGAGCCCGGGGCACACCCCGGGGCACACCGCTAAATTCTTGTTATGTCAAAAAAGAAATTCCC
This region of Dinghuibacter silviterrae genomic DNA includes:
- the nadC gene encoding carboxylating nicotinate-nucleotide diphosphorylase, producing MHKDIDPLELLIERALQEDIGPGDYSTLGCIPAHAVGRATLKIKDRGILAGMEVATRVFKHLEPDCHITPFLQDGTPIAPGDIAFDLEARVHTILQGERLVLNCMQRMSGIATLTRSYTRLLEGYHTRLLDTRKTTPNFRLLEKEAVRIGGGVNYRMGLYDMIMLKDNHIDYCGGLHKAVDKAWQYVREHRLGLKIVVETRNLEDVAAALETGKVDRIMLDNFTPEGVAEALDLIGRRVETEASGGINLDNITRYAATGVDFVSVGAVINQARSLDLSLKAVIDEPGAHPGAHR
- a CDS encoding DUF4783 domain-containing protein, with the translated sequence MQTSGNISAKLSRSFLVWGAAAILITFTAAGAHRGFPALGGSSPAVVDSPDRLGGVVNALQSGNAEELSRYFDSYVDLTLPDKRVGSYSKSQAKMVLRDFFDTYKVKGFNVQVKGETENPSYCIGTLQTRGGDFRTTLFIRQEGEQTLIKEINLAAR